Proteins from one Catenuloplanes atrovinosus genomic window:
- a CDS encoding helix-turn-helix transcriptional regulator, translating to MTPSWLVLDEQVARICDDLAAVPTGPLRLCLQAPGGYGKTALLSYLAGLLREHDVPVLDAWTDPLGDAAGDDGENTVLIVDDAHLLDEGRLAALHPLIGGRRRLVLAYRPWPRPAGLASLTTILRRERPPVLLGPFTPDQTARAVHAWTGDAPAPGLAARVHRLSGGVPGIAHRITAVLAAGPDLTDTSLLQFRADLDHLDPDVRRLLLATAAGGALPIDVLAELLDREPARIDELLEAARATGLLGLDDTLVPAARQAVAALGPVAHRADLWQRLAALQLARGDGTLTVARSLLDAGIGGSGLAPAFQAGAEEALIAAPQVAARLFAAAAASGAPTGARHALATALGGDLDTALRLADRLVGAPGTGPTAETDRAAGAAVAAAVLAHRGQLAHSAERYRWSRTPTSRSFAALAAQVTGVSPDAAAPDAVDGPPTLLTNAAAMMADGIRESIGGTPAAALATLVQAAALLEPAGPAVLLPDSPAALAALVALHDGELDAADAVLDRAVTAGMGSVLMARRHRLLAGWIRMFRGDTAAAHELLAAATTGGAPIQLRDGLFATALQIGLARRTGDLPEMHRGWAAARETVLRHPVDLLTLLPLGELTVAGARLGERAALDVPVRQALDLLDRLGRPPLWHATLHWYLLQAAVVGEDAATAAVHADALAADAGATAHTAVLAAAATSWCRLLAGDIDPDQVVRHARDLARTGLSWDAARLAGQAAARTADRRAMVTLLDTARLLQGRVPGPRAEGASEPTPTGQLSAREQEVAELLLAGLTYKEIGDRLFITPKTVEHHVARMRARLGAPNRAELLARLRATTTGKAPA from the coding sequence ATGACACCGTCCTGGCTGGTGCTCGACGAACAGGTCGCGCGGATCTGCGACGACCTCGCGGCCGTGCCCACCGGCCCGCTGCGCCTCTGCCTCCAGGCGCCCGGCGGGTACGGCAAGACCGCGCTGCTCTCCTACCTGGCCGGGCTGCTCCGCGAGCACGACGTACCGGTGCTGGACGCCTGGACCGACCCGCTCGGCGACGCCGCCGGCGACGACGGCGAGAACACGGTGCTGATCGTGGACGACGCCCACCTGCTCGACGAGGGCCGTCTGGCCGCGCTGCACCCGCTGATCGGCGGCCGTCGCCGGCTCGTCCTCGCGTACCGCCCCTGGCCGCGCCCGGCCGGCCTGGCCTCGCTCACCACGATCCTGCGCCGGGAACGCCCGCCCGTGCTGCTCGGCCCGTTCACGCCGGACCAGACCGCGCGCGCCGTGCACGCCTGGACCGGCGACGCGCCCGCGCCCGGCCTGGCCGCCCGCGTGCACCGGCTCAGCGGCGGCGTCCCGGGCATCGCGCACCGGATCACCGCGGTGCTCGCGGCCGGGCCGGATCTCACCGACACGTCGCTGCTCCAGTTCCGTGCGGACCTCGACCACCTCGACCCGGACGTCCGGCGCCTGCTGCTGGCCACCGCGGCCGGCGGCGCGCTCCCCATCGACGTGCTCGCCGAGCTGCTCGACCGCGAGCCGGCCCGGATCGACGAGCTGCTGGAGGCCGCGCGCGCCACCGGGCTGCTCGGGCTGGACGACACGCTGGTCCCGGCCGCCCGGCAGGCCGTCGCCGCGCTCGGGCCGGTCGCGCACCGCGCCGACCTGTGGCAGCGGCTCGCCGCGCTCCAACTGGCCCGCGGCGACGGCACGCTCACGGTCGCCCGCTCGCTGCTCGACGCCGGCATCGGCGGCAGCGGCCTCGCGCCCGCGTTCCAGGCCGGCGCGGAGGAGGCGCTGATCGCCGCGCCCCAGGTGGCGGCGCGGCTGTTCGCGGCGGCGGCTGCCAGCGGCGCGCCCACCGGCGCCCGGCACGCGCTCGCCACCGCGCTCGGCGGCGACCTGGACACCGCGCTGCGCCTGGCCGACCGGCTCGTCGGCGCGCCCGGCACCGGCCCCACGGCCGAGACCGACCGGGCCGCCGGCGCCGCGGTCGCCGCCGCGGTGCTCGCGCACCGCGGCCAGCTGGCGCACAGCGCGGAGCGGTACCGCTGGTCGCGTACCCCCACGTCGCGGTCGTTCGCCGCGCTCGCGGCGCAGGTCACCGGCGTCTCGCCGGACGCGGCCGCGCCGGACGCCGTGGACGGGCCGCCCACGCTGCTCACCAACGCGGCCGCGATGATGGCCGACGGCATCCGGGAGAGCATCGGCGGTACGCCCGCGGCCGCGCTCGCCACGCTCGTGCAGGCCGCCGCGCTGCTGGAGCCGGCCGGTCCCGCGGTCCTGCTCCCGGACAGCCCGGCCGCGCTGGCCGCGCTGGTCGCGTTGCACGACGGCGAGTTGGACGCGGCCGACGCGGTGCTCGACCGCGCGGTCACGGCCGGCATGGGCTCGGTGCTGATGGCCCGCCGCCACCGGCTGCTGGCCGGCTGGATCCGGATGTTCCGCGGCGACACCGCGGCCGCGCACGAACTGCTCGCCGCGGCCACCACCGGCGGCGCGCCGATCCAGCTGCGCGACGGGCTGTTCGCCACCGCGCTGCAGATCGGCCTGGCCCGGCGCACCGGCGACCTGCCCGAGATGCACCGCGGCTGGGCGGCCGCCCGGGAGACCGTGCTGCGCCACCCGGTCGACCTGCTCACGCTGCTGCCGCTGGGCGAGCTGACGGTGGCCGGCGCCCGGCTCGGGGAGCGCGCGGCGCTGGACGTACCGGTGCGGCAGGCTCTTGATCTTCTGGACCGGCTCGGGCGCCCGCCGCTGTGGCACGCCACGCTGCACTGGTACCTGCTCCAGGCCGCCGTGGTCGGCGAGGACGCGGCCACCGCGGCCGTGCACGCGGACGCGCTCGCAGCGGACGCGGGCGCCACCGCGCACACCGCTGTGCTCGCGGCCGCGGCCACCAGCTGGTGCCGCCTGCTGGCCGGCGACATCGACCCGGACCAGGTCGTCCGGCACGCCCGCGACCTGGCCCGCACCGGGCTCTCCTGGGACGCGGCCCGGCTCGCCGGCCAGGCCGCCGCCCGCACCGCCGACCGCCGCGCCATGGTCACGCTGCTCGACACCGCGCGCCTGCTCCAGGGACGGGTGCCGGGCCCGCGCGCCGAGGGCGCGTCCGAGCCCACGCCGACCGGCCAGCTCTCCGCCCGCGAGCAGGAGGTCGCGGAGTTGCTGCTGGCCGGGCTCACCTACAAGGAGATCGGCGACCGGCTCTTCATCACCCCCAAGACCGTCGAACACCACGTCGCCCGCATGCGCGCCCGCCTCGGCGCGCCCAACCGCGCGGAGCTGCTGGCCCGGCTGCGCGCCACCACCACCGGGAAGGCGCCGGCATGA